A window of Planctomycetota bacterium genomic DNA:
CGGGCGGCCGGCGGATAGGTGCATTCGTGAGAGACGCCCACGAGACACCGACCGGCCCCGAGGGCATAGACCATTTCCGTCGCCGTGGGCTGAAGCGAAACGATCCGCACGCCGCGATTGTAATCGAGCGCGTCCGCGGCGTGAAGCCTCCCTATTGCCCCCGGAACGAGGGAGGCCGTTTCTCGACGTAGGCCCCCAGACCCTCGCGGGCGTCGTAACTTTCGAAGAGCTGCTGCTGAAGCTCCCGTTCGAGCGCCAGCCCGTCGGCGAAATCCACCTCCGCGCCGCTCTGGACCGCGCGCTTGATGAGGCCGACCGCCTTGGCCGCCTTGTGCGGCGGACAGAAGCCCCGGACGTACTCGTACACGCGCCCGAGGAAGGCCGCACGGTCCGGCGCCTCGTAAACGAAGTTCAGGATTCCCCGCTGGAGCGCCTCGTCGAATTCGAACAGGCGGCCGCTGGCCATCATTTCGATCGCGGCGGATTTTCCCACGACGCGCGCCAGGCGCTGGGTGCCGCCGGTGCCGGGCAGGACCCCCAGGTTCACTTCCGGAAGCCCGATCTTGCCGGCCCCCTTCCGCGCGATCCTCAGGTCCGCCGCCAGCGCGATTTCCAGTCCCCCGCCCACGCAGGTGCCGTTGATCGCCGCGACGACGAGCTTCGGGGTCTGCTCCAGACGGTTGAGCGTCTCGTTCGCATGGAGGCAGAAGAAATACTTGAAGCGCGGCGTGACGGACTGGAGCATCCGGATGTCCGCCCCGGCGGAGAAAAACCGCTCTCCCGCCCCCGTCAGAACAATGGCGTGCACCGCGTCGTCGAACCGGGCCTTGAGAATCGCCTCGTCGAGCTCCCGCATGAGCTCGTGCGTGTAACAGTTGGCCGGGGGGTTGTTGAGGGTGAGGGTGGCGATCGGGCCGTCGGACGAATACTCGACGAGCGGCATGGCGATCCCTTTCAGAAGACGGTTTGATTGTAGGAACGCCCGCTCGGAACCGTCAAGGCGGGCTCGTTTCCGGGCCCCCTCTCTTTTGCAGGCCGCTCCGCCGTTATTCCTCCGACCGCGGGCGGCGGGCGGACAGGGTCGCCTTCGCGCGCAGCCGGCGCCCCTCGCGCTCGAATTCGACCTCGATCTCCTGCCCCGGGCGGCGCGAGAAGAGAAGCTGCGAGTACGCCCGGACGTCCGGCACGTCCCGGCCGTCGAGCGCCACGATGACGTCCCCTTCCCGCAATCCCGCCTTCTCCGCGGGGCTCCCCGCGGAGACGCCCGACAGGCGCACCCCCTTGCCCTCGAAGCCGTAGTCGGGAACCGACCCGAAATAAGGCGTCGCCCCCGAGGGCGCCGGGCCGCCCGCCGCCGAGGGCGAAGCGACCTTCCGGAACGCCATCCGCTCCGGAGCGTCCGCGATCCTCCGGACCAGGCCTTCGACGAGATCCGCGACGCGCGCGAGGCCGTCGTAATTCACCCGATCGGCCGTGTCGGTGGGCTTGTGATAGTCCGCGTGCGCCCCGGTGAAGAGATGAACGGCCGGCACGCCCTTGAGATAGAACGAGGTGTGGTCGCTCGGCCCCACGGGGTCCTGGTTAAAAGCCACCGGCACCGGACTCGCCGCCAGGTATTCGCGGAAGCGGTCCCCGCTGTCGGCGCCGAACACGATCAGCCGGTCCCGCAGCCGCCCCACCATATCCAGGTTCACCATGGCTACGGTCTTCTCGATCGGGACGATCGGATGATGCACGTAGTGGCGCGATCCGTGAAGACCGGTTTCCTCTCCGCTGAAGCAGGCGAAAATCACCGTGCGCGCCGGAGGCCGCCGCGCCAGACGCGCCGCCGCCTCCAGAACCACGGCCGTGCCGCTCGCGTTGTCGTCCGCCCCGACGTAGATCCGCTCTCCGTCCTTCCCGAGATGGTCGTAATGGGCTCCCAGGACGACCGCCTCGTCCGAGCGTCCCCTCAGAACGCCGGTCACGTTCCGCCCGCGCCCACCGTGGCCGGGAAACTCCTGAACATGGACCTCAAGCCCCAGACGCCGCATTTCGCCCGCCAGATACTCCGCCGCGCGCCGCTCGCCCTCGGTCCCG
This region includes:
- a CDS encoding enoyl-CoA hydratase/isomerase family protein: MPLVEYSSDGPIATLTLNNPPANCYTHELMRELDEAILKARFDDAVHAIVLTGAGERFFSAGADIRMLQSVTPRFKYFFCLHANETLNRLEQTPKLVVAAINGTCVGGGLEIALAADLRIARKGAGKIGLPEVNLGVLPGTGGTQRLARVVGKSAAIEMMASGRLFEFDEALQRGILNFVYEAPDRAAFLGRVYEYVRGFCPPHKAAKAVGLIKRAVQSGAEVDFADGLALERELQQQLFESYDAREGLGAYVEKRPPSFRGQ
- a CDS encoding M28 family peptidase, with the protein product MKLLRVLGVLVAAGCAAAPSALERHVRVLASPEFEGRAAGTEGERRAAEYLAGEMRRLGLEVHVQEFPGHGGRGRNVTGVLRGRSDEAVVLGAHYDHLGKDGERIYVGADDNASGTAVVLEAAARLARRPPARTVIFACFSGEETGLHGSRHYVHHPIVPIEKTVAMVNLDMVGRLRDRLIVFGADSGDRFREYLAASPVPVAFNQDPVGPSDHTSFYLKGVPAVHLFTGAHADYHKPTDTADRVNYDGLARVADLVEGLVRRIADAPERMAFRKVASPSAAGGPAPSGATPYFGSVPDYGFEGKGVRLSGVSAGSPAEKAGLREGDVIVALDGRDVPDVRAYSQLLFSRRPGQEIEVEFEREGRRLRAKATLSARRPRSEE